Below is a window of Bordetella genomosp. 9 DNA.
TACATCGAAACCCTGCGCAGCGACAGCGACATCCACGTCGGGGTGACCGGCAAGTCGCAGGCCTACATCATCATGAACTTCCTGAATCCGCCGTTCGACAAGGTGCAGGCGCGCCAGGCGTTGCGGCATGCCATCGACCAGGAAAAGTTCGTCACCGCGATGGGCTACCCCGCGGATATGCGCATGGACTACTGCGCGACCTATTTCATCTGCGGCAGCCCCAACGACACCAGCGCCGGCGCCGCGCCCTATCGCAAGGTGGATATGACGCTGGCCAAGAAGCTGCTGGCGGAATCCGGCTACAAGGGCGAGAAGATCGCCGTGCTGCTGCCCACCGACGTCGCCTACCTGAACTCCGCCACGCTGGTGGCGATCCAGGCCATGCAGGACCTGGGCATGAACCTGGATATCCAGTCCATGGACTGGGCCACGGAGACCGCGCGCCGCGCCAGCAAGAATCCGGTGGACAAGGGCGGCTGGAGCATCTACCTGTCGTCGGCGGCCGACTACAACGTGAACTCGCCGATCAACAACACCTACCTGGGCGCGGCCTGCGGCAACAGCCTGCCGGGCTGGCCTTGCGACAAGCCGCTGGACGACCTGCGCGCGCAGTGGATTTCGGCCACCGATCCCGCGCAGCGCAAGCAACTGCTGGACAAGTTCCAGGAACGCGCCTACGAGGCCATCCCCTACATCGCCGTCGGCCAGTACAACCGCGTGCACGCGGTGCGCAAGTCCGTGAAGCACAGCGACCTGCTGTGGGGCCTGCCCAACGTGTGGGTGCTGGACAAATAATATGGCCTATGTGATACGGCGCATACTCGCCACCCTGCCCGTCATGGCGGTGGTGGCGGTGATCGTCTTCCTGCTCATCCACCTGTCTCCTGGCGACCCGGCGGCCCTGATCGCCGGCGACCTGGCCACGGCCGAAGACATCCAGCGCCTGCACGTGGCGCTGGGCCTGGACCAGCCCCTGTGGCACCAGTTCTTCCTGTGGGCGGGAAAGCTGTTGCGCGGCGATCTCGGCACGTCGCTGTTCACGCAGGTGCCCGTCACGAGCCTGCTGGCGCAGCGCCTGGAGCCCACGCTGTCGATCGCGCTGCTGACCATGGGACTGTCCATCGTCGTCGCCATCCCGCTGGGCGTGCTGGCCGCATACCGGGCCGGCACGTGGATAGACCGGCTGGTGATGGTGTTCGCGGTGCTGGCGTTTTCGGTGCCGGTCTTCCTGGTCGGCTATCTATTGATCTACGGCTTCGCCGTGCAGCTGCACTGGCTGCCGGTGCAAGGCTATACGCGCCTGGCCAATGGACCATGGCCCTGGCTGCGCAGCCTGAT
It encodes the following:
- a CDS encoding ABC transporter substrate-binding protein, with product MKRRIQTALAAMSMAVACLSAAPAHADGKTLRLVPYADLKVLDPFFTTAYITRNFGFMVYDTLFAPDAKGIPQPQMVDSYKTAPDGKSWTFTLRDGLKFSDGNPVKSADVVASLQRWEKRDNIGRAMVAAGGKWAAVDDKTFTLTLDQPFGPVLDGLAKVASYPAFIIPERLAKMPDTAPLNEVVGSGPYLFKRDEWVPGNKLVFVRNPAYVGRKEAPSGLAGNKTSHVDRVEWAILPDSNSSIAALKNNEVDMIEEVPPDYIETLRSDSDIHVGVTGKSQAYIIMNFLNPPFDKVQARQALRHAIDQEKFVTAMGYPADMRMDYCATYFICGSPNDTSAGAAPYRKVDMTLAKKLLAESGYKGEKIAVLLPTDVAYLNSATLVAIQAMQDLGMNLDIQSMDWATETARRASKNPVDKGGWSIYLSSAADYNVNSPINNTYLGAACGNSLPGWPCDKPLDDLRAQWISATDPAQRKQLLDKFQERAYEAIPYIAVGQYNRVHAVRKSVKHSDLLWGLPNVWVLDK
- a CDS encoding ABC transporter permease, which encodes MAYVIRRILATLPVMAVVAVIVFLLIHLSPGDPAALIAGDLATAEDIQRLHVALGLDQPLWHQFFLWAGKLLRGDLGTSLFTQVPVTSLLAQRLEPTLSIALLTMGLSIVVAIPLGVLAAYRAGTWIDRLVMVFAVLAFSVPVFLVGYLLIYGFAVQLHWLPVQGYTRLANGPWPWLRSLILPCVNLALVYIALITRMTRATVLEVLHEDYIRTARAKGLGVLPVLGHALRNAAIPIATTVGVGIALLIGGVVVTETVFAIPGIGRLVIDSVQHHDYPVIQSVLLLSAGVYVLINLLIDLSYRLFDPRIRY